One Bradyrhizobium sp. CCGB12 genomic window carries:
- a CDS encoding carboxymuconolactone decarboxylase family protein, whose amino-acid sequence MATVKLLSDDELSSEARAVFDDIRNVRKSDFVNNFWRALAHDPKTLRRTWESIKEVMAPGALDPKVKEMLYVAVSIAHGCSYCIHSHTAAARAKGMTEAEYGELLAIVGMAAETNRLVTALGVPVDEAFLVDAAD is encoded by the coding sequence ATGGCGACTGTGAAACTGCTTTCGGACGATGAGCTCTCCAGCGAGGCCCGCGCCGTTTTCGACGATATCCGCAACGTCCGAAAGTCGGATTTCGTCAACAATTTCTGGCGCGCGCTGGCGCATGATCCGAAGACGCTGCGGCGGACCTGGGAGAGCATCAAGGAGGTGATGGCCCCCGGCGCGCTCGACCCCAAGGTCAAGGAGATGCTTTACGTCGCGGTTTCGATCGCACATGGCTGCAGCTACTGCATCCATTCCCACACCGCCGCCGCACGGGCCAAGGGCATGACCGAGGCCGAATATGGCGAGCTGCTCGCGATCGTCGGCATGGCCGCGGAGACGAACCGGCTGGTCACCGCGCTCGGCGTGCCCGTCGACGAGGCGTTTCTCGTCGATGCCGCGGATTGA